In Rhodanobacteraceae bacterium, a single window of DNA contains:
- a CDS encoding serine/threonine protein kinase, with amino-acid sequence MSGGTAPGLRESFDRLIEMAPDQRHAALAELDAQHPELAEQLRKLLPSGGTSGEADDPVAERLLRSLDGAPPVHGQLGPYRLLRLLGAGGMGWVYLAERDADGVRQQVALKLVRGAGESTANDLFQRERSVLASLQHPNIARFLDAGTVAGQPYLVMEYVDGQSLASWLEKRQPSLQQRLDLVAALARAVDHAHANLVVHRDLKPANLLVRGDDSPVLLDFGIAKLLDAEDANRVTSTRVYTPTYAAPEQIAGRPVTVATDVHALGLLLFELLCGEPARGEQDETPRTRPGDIARASSFPWVRRDADAINVELDRIVAMAVREEPERRYRSAGDLAADIQRWQRGLQVQAMPDTVRYRSRKWLRRHRWGVTVAAAAVLATAFFVVQLQASLQRALAAEQEAQQKARTAQAVADLMTDLFSGADPRVARNADVSARALLERGAERLTTHRSGDAAIDAQLRLTMGVLLAGIGDPAAAVSQFDAGLATQPPDPLMRAELLHERARALTRQGNNVEAEPSARQALALREASLGPNAPAVGHALNSLGVALQNQNREDEAEAQFLRAEAIFGAQQPPDLEALASSRHNMGRVAQKRGDLPLAIRRFRQAIEDKSSLYGADDPRTLLTMMVLGQALASAGDYDQAIEWLQRVVEGRRKAHGDRSLETASALNELAAHEFGQGNLAQAQAHYLEALEMTRQVDPDSSDAALLLNNLGALQEVRGDLEGAERNMRASLQLRQQLFGAEHANTVRVEHNLCRVLVERGKLAEARSCAGNVLKRRRQALGDGHPEVDDSRALLEGLSPSPDRAWLVDRYDHYRQRGAADIARTMRFAWLLASSEGDADDLGRLTSLAQSLRQYQGTRSIRAALTELQLARLATQLGRADVAVQALSRGEAVLDDALVPQSPDRKLMGELRAALAAPARAK; translated from the coding sequence GTGAGCGGCGGAACGGCGCCTGGGCTGCGCGAGAGTTTCGATCGTCTGATCGAGATGGCACCCGATCAGCGTCACGCGGCGCTGGCGGAACTCGATGCCCAGCACCCTGAGTTGGCCGAGCAGCTACGCAAACTGCTGCCCTCGGGAGGCACATCCGGTGAAGCCGACGACCCGGTCGCCGAGCGCCTGCTGCGCAGCCTGGATGGCGCGCCACCTGTGCACGGTCAACTCGGCCCTTATCGCTTGCTGCGCCTGCTCGGCGCGGGTGGCATGGGTTGGGTCTATCTGGCCGAGCGCGACGCCGACGGGGTGCGCCAGCAGGTGGCCCTGAAGCTGGTGCGCGGCGCCGGTGAGTCCACCGCGAACGATCTGTTTCAGCGCGAACGCAGCGTGCTCGCCAGCCTGCAGCACCCCAATATTGCGCGTTTTCTCGATGCGGGCACGGTCGCGGGACAACCGTATCTGGTCATGGAGTACGTGGACGGCCAGTCCCTGGCAAGCTGGCTGGAAAAACGTCAGCCCAGTCTGCAGCAGCGGCTGGATCTGGTTGCGGCGCTGGCGCGGGCGGTTGACCACGCGCACGCCAACCTCGTCGTGCATCGCGATTTGAAGCCGGCCAACCTGCTGGTGCGAGGCGATGACAGCCCCGTTCTGCTCGACTTCGGCATCGCCAAACTGCTCGACGCCGAGGACGCCAACCGGGTGACCTCTACGCGTGTCTACACCCCGACCTACGCCGCGCCCGAACAGATTGCCGGACGTCCGGTCACCGTGGCGACTGACGTGCATGCGTTGGGTTTGCTGCTGTTCGAACTGTTGTGCGGGGAACCGGCGCGTGGCGAGCAGGACGAGACACCGAGAACGCGACCTGGCGACATCGCCCGTGCATCCAGCTTCCCCTGGGTTCGCCGCGACGCCGACGCCATCAACGTCGAGCTCGATCGCATCGTGGCCATGGCCGTGCGGGAAGAGCCCGAACGCCGCTATCGGTCTGCGGGCGATCTGGCCGCGGACATCCAGCGCTGGCAGCGAGGCCTGCAGGTTCAGGCCATGCCCGACACCGTTCGCTATCGCAGCCGCAAATGGCTGCGCCGTCATCGATGGGGCGTCACGGTGGCGGCCGCGGCGGTGCTGGCCACGGCCTTCTTCGTCGTACAACTGCAGGCATCACTGCAACGCGCGCTGGCAGCCGAGCAGGAGGCCCAGCAGAAGGCGCGCACCGCGCAGGCGGTGGCAGATCTGATGACCGACCTGTTCAGCGGTGCCGACCCGCGCGTCGCCCGCAACGCCGACGTCAGCGCCCGCGCGCTGCTCGAACGCGGGGCCGAGCGCCTGACCACGCACCGCAGCGGTGATGCCGCGATCGACGCCCAGCTGCGTCTCACCATGGGCGTGCTGCTTGCGGGCATAGGCGATCCCGCTGCAGCCGTATCGCAGTTCGACGCCGGCCTGGCCACTCAACCACCCGATCCGCTGATGCGGGCTGAACTGCTGCATGAGCGCGCCCGGGCGCTGACGCGACAGGGAAACAATGTCGAGGCGGAACCTTCCGCGCGGCAGGCATTGGCCTTGCGAGAGGCGAGTCTGGGCCCCAATGCCCCGGCGGTGGGGCATGCACTGAATTCGCTGGGCGTTGCGTTGCAGAATCAAAACCGTGAGGACGAAGCCGAAGCGCAGTTTCTTCGCGCCGAGGCCATCTTCGGCGCGCAGCAGCCTCCGGATCTGGAGGCGCTGGCATCGTCGCGTCACAACATGGGGCGGGTCGCCCAGAAGCGCGGCGACTTGCCGTTGGCGATCCGTCGTTTTCGGCAAGCCATCGAAGACAAGTCATCGCTCTATGGGGCCGACGATCCGCGCACGCTGCTCACCATGATGGTGCTGGGTCAGGCGCTGGCGAGCGCCGGAGACTACGACCAAGCCATCGAGTGGCTGCAGCGCGTGGTCGAAGGACGCCGCAAAGCGCATGGCGACCGAAGCCTGGAAACGGCCTCTGCGCTCAACGAGCTCGCCGCCCACGAGTTTGGCCAGGGCAACCTTGCCCAGGCGCAGGCGCACTACCTGGAAGCGCTTGAGATGACGCGCCAGGTCGATCCTGACTCCTCCGATGCGGCGCTGCTGCTGAACAATCTCGGTGCGCTGCAGGAGGTACGCGGCGATCTCGAAGGCGCCGAGCGCAACATGCGCGCATCGCTGCAGCTGCGTCAGCAGCTTTTCGGTGCAGAACACGCCAACACCGTGCGCGTCGAGCACAACCTCTGCCGCGTGCTGGTCGAGCGGGGCAAGCTCGCCGAGGCGCGGTCCTGCGCCGGGAATGTCCTCAAGCGCCGCCGCCAAGCGCTGGGTGATGGGCACCCGGAGGTCGACGACAGCCGCGCCCTGCTCGAAGGACTGAGCCCGTCACCCGACAGAGCCTGGTTGGTTGATCGCTACGATCACTATCGGCAACGAGGTGCTGCGGACATTGCGCGCACCATGCGCTTCGCCTGGCTGCTCGCATCCAGCGAAGGCGACGCGGATGATCTCGGACGCTTGACGAGCCTGGCGCAGTCACTGCGTCAATACCAGGGAACGCGCTCGATCCGCGCCGCGTTGACGGAACTGCAGCTCGCTCGACTTGCCACGCAACTGGGTCGAGCCGACGTGGCGGTCCAGGCGCTGTCGCGTGGCGAGGCCGTCCTTGACGATGCCTTGGTGCCGCAGTCGCCAGATCGAAAACTGATGGGTGAGCTGCGCGCGGCGCTCGCCGCACCTGCCCGCGCGAAGTGA
- a CDS encoding sigma-70 family RNA polymerase sigma factor: protein MRSSVDITQCLQRWKAGDRAALDELAVLVQGQLRELAAVRLRSERQVTLQPTALVNEAMLRMLGGDVDWRDRAHFFAFAALHMRSVLVDQARARQSQRRGGDLVQVTLGEELVDPDADLGILELHQALERLEAVDADSAKVVELTYFGGLGREEVAEALGCSVSSVFRALRFGQAWLRQALSE, encoded by the coding sequence ATGCGATCTTCGGTCGACATCACCCAATGTCTGCAGCGCTGGAAAGCCGGCGATCGCGCGGCCCTCGATGAGCTGGCCGTGCTCGTGCAGGGGCAGCTGCGTGAGCTCGCCGCAGTCCGTTTGCGCAGTGAGCGGCAGGTGACCCTGCAGCCCACCGCGCTGGTGAACGAGGCAATGCTGCGCATGCTGGGCGGCGATGTGGACTGGCGCGACCGCGCCCATTTCTTCGCCTTCGCGGCGCTGCACATGCGCAGCGTGCTGGTCGACCAGGCCCGCGCCCGGCAATCGCAGCGACGCGGCGGCGACCTCGTGCAGGTGACCCTGGGTGAGGAACTGGTTGACCCCGATGCCGACCTCGGCATTCTCGAGTTGCATCAGGCGCTGGAGCGGCTGGAGGCTGTCGACGCCGATTCGGCGAAAGTCGTCGAGCTGACCTATTTCGGCGGACTCGGGCGGGAAGAGGTGGCCGAGGCGCTCGGGTGTTCGGTTTCCAGCGTGTTTCGGGCCCTGCGCTTCGGCCAGGCCTGGCTGCGTCAGGCGTTAAGCGAGTGA